Below is a genomic region from Cupriavidus sp. P-10.
TGACCGGATCGCCGCCCACCACCTTCAGAATCGCGCGCACCACCGGATCGAACAGGCCGGCATCAATCATCACGCCGAAATACAGGATGGCGAACATCAGCATCACGCCGGTCGGCGCCAGTTTCTTGACGCCGTCCAGCATCATCGGGCCGAGTTCCGGGCCGAAGCCGCCGATCGCGCCGAACGCAATGGGAACGAGGATCAGCGCCACCATGGCGGAGAGTCGCTTGGTCATGATCAGTGCCATGAACACGATCACCATCGAATAGGCGAGCAGGGTCAACATCTTCTTCTGAATCTCTCTGTCGCCCTGCCGCGTGGGCAGCTTGGGGCGGTGTGGGTGCGTTCGTCTGGCGCACGAGGTTAAGGCGAGGCCGATCCCGCCGGCACGGCAGATGTGCCGGAGTGGAATGACCGCGGAAGGGACAGTCTCGTGCGCTGGCCCGTGCGGGCCGCGCCGGCAAGACTTGCCGCCAATCGCGCTGGCAAGGGGGCAGATTCTAGGCGGGGAAGGCTGTCAGCAAACTGTCAATGTGCCTGCTGGGTCATTGGGGTTTACGCGGGGGAGGGATCTGCATGGAAACGCTGCGACGCCAATTCGAGCCGCCAGATGCTGGCACTGGATCCACTCCATCCGACCGCTCTGAACGCAATTGCCAGTGCTGGCAGCACTGGTCGACCCCACTTCTATACTGAGCTTGTGAGTGCGAGACTTGCGCTCGACGGTGGTGCGGTGGCGCGCGCCAGTCCCGGTAATCGTGACCTTGATCCTGGCCAGCCCAGCGCTAGCCAGCACCACGACCCGCTGGGCGGGAATGTACTCGTGGGTTCATATTTGGCCAGGATTCGGGCAAGGAGAATTTCATGGACAACGCTCAAGGACAACTCGTCTCTACCCTGAACCACCTCATCGAAGTCGGCAAGGACGGCGAACTCAGCTGCTTGACCGGCGCCCGTGAAGTGCATGATGCCGAGATGCGCAGCATCCTGGCAGGTACCGCCGAAACCTGCCGCAACTCGGTGACCGAACTGCAGGCCCTGGTCAGCGCCATGGGCGCCGTGCCGCGCGACCGTGGCACCATGACGGGCACGATGCATCGCGCCTGGATGGAAGTGATGCACATCATCGCGCCGCACAATGATGACGCGGTGCTGCAATTGTGCGAACGCGAGGAAGAGGCGGCCAGGCGCGAGTACCGCTCGGCGCTGACGAAAGACATGCCGGAGGAAATCCGCTCGGTGGTCCAGCGCCAGTACGAGGGCATGCAGAAGTATCACGAACGCATCCACGCCATGCGTGGCATGCAGATTCACTGATGCGCTGAATCACGTCAAGTTGGCGCTGCAGTGACGCCTGATTGACCCGATCGCACCACGCGGGCCGGCAGCTGGCAAGCTGCACGGCCCGTGCTCCTGTGCACGTACACGGAGTGTTCCACCGTGTACTTGTAAGCCGGCCATGCTCGAAAGGTGCCGCCGCTACCGAAGCCCAGCAGTGCTCCATCGCTTCAACCTTGATTGCCACAAGCACGGGCGACATTCCAACAGGTTATGGCGTTATGCCGAGTACGTTATTGTGGCCGTGGCTTCGCGCGCTCAGTATCGCCTCCACGGGCCGCATCACGTACGCCTGCGTCCAAGTAAGCAGACGCGCCGGACCGTGCGTGCGGACGCACCAACAAGACAGGAGACGGCATGCAAGCGCAATCGGTATGGCGCAAGGGATTCGGGGTGAGTCGGGCATGGGTGGCGGCGATGGTGCTGGCGCTGCCTTCGGGCGGGTTGCTGGCGCATGATGCCGCGGTCGGGGACGGCATCATGCAAGGGTTCCCGCCGCCGCCCGACAAGCAGGTCACCCGCGGCAACGGCCTGCGCCCGCCGTTCATGCGCTGGGCCTTGAGCCATGCGCGCGAAATGTCGCCGACGGCCGGCATCCGGCATGCCGCGCACCCCATGGCGCTGGCCGGGGAAGCGAGCGATGAGCTGGATGGCACCACATTCCGCGTGGCGGGCAACACCGTGCGGCTAGCGGACTACCTGCGCAATACCCATACCGACGGTTTTATCGTGCTGCATCAGGGCCGCATCGTGTACGAGCGTTACTTCGGCAGCTTCGGGCCATACCAGCCGCATATCTGGGCGTCGATGACCAAGTCAGTGACAGGCTTGCTGGCGGCGATGCTGGTGGAGGAAGGCAAGCTCGATATGCAGGCCCGGCTGGCGCAGTATGTGCCAGAACTGGCGGGCAACCCGTTTGGTGAGGCCACGGTACAGCAGAACCTGGACATGGAAGTGCCGGTGGGCTATCCGGAAGCCCTGCCGCCAGACCTGGGCCTGTTCGGCGCGGTGGGCATCGTGCCGCGCAAGCCGGATGCGCCAGACAACATCTATGACTTCCTCAAGGTCGTCCACGCGACCAGCGGCGCGGGCGAGGGCGGGGTCTGGTACTACCAGAACGGCTCGCCCGAAGCGGTGGCCTGGGCCATGCGCCGTATTACCGGCAAGAGTTGGGCACAACTGGTCACCGAGCGGCTGTGGTCGAGGTTTGCCGAGGATGATGCCTATACCAGCGTGGATCGCCAGGGCACGGAAATGGCCAGTGGCGGGCTGAATTCCACGCTGCGTGACGCCGCCCGCTTTGCCGAGGCCGTGCGCAGGGCAGCGGTGGGCGATGCCTCGGGCGGGATTTCCCCCGACGCCGTGCG
It encodes:
- a CDS encoding PA2169 family four-helix-bundle protein yields the protein MDNAQGQLVSTLNHLIEVGKDGELSCLTGAREVHDAEMRSILAGTAETCRNSVTELQALVSAMGAVPRDRGTMTGTMHRAWMEVMHIIAPHNDDAVLQLCEREEEAARREYRSALTKDMPEEIRSVVQRQYEGMQKYHERIHAMRGMQIH
- a CDS encoding serine hydrolase domain-containing protein, which produces MQAQSVWRKGFGVSRAWVAAMVLALPSGGLLAHDAAVGDGIMQGFPPPPDKQVTRGNGLRPPFMRWALSHAREMSPTAGIRHAAHPMALAGEASDELDGTTFRVAGNTVRLADYLRNTHTDGFIVLHQGRIVYERYFGSFGPYQPHIWASMTKSVTGLLAAMLVEEGKLDMQARLAQYVPELAGNPFGEATVQQNLDMEVPVGYPEALPPDLGLFGAVGIVPRKPDAPDNIYDFLKVVHATSGAGEGGVWYYQNGSPEAVAWAMRRITGKSWAQLVTERLWSRFAEDDAYTSVDRQGTEMASGGLNSTLRDAARFAEAVRRAAVGDASGGISPDAVRIALQPASNQARFARGNTAPGRDGYGYRNYWFQRSDGDRSIEASGRFGQKIYINPAKALTVVKFAASPDGAARATSAAGVQKRDDPSRALESSEAMVAAALAIHHALSR